Genomic DNA from Salvia miltiorrhiza cultivar Shanhuang (shh) chromosome 1, IMPLAD_Smil_shh, whole genome shotgun sequence:
cgtcccgcgtatattttcGGCCAAATCCATGCTGAGGTAGATCTCCgtaaagcttaggtggcatgtcgtgccgggtaatgaaacattgtcgtctcaaatccattgcaataaattgaaacgtagctaaaataaattggccggaaatgaatggatttggccggaaatatTCGCGGGAcgaacattgcaataaattgaaacgtagctaaattttttgctacgattaaaaagtttgtcaaaaaaccaaattttggaaaaaggtcaggtattttgatgcaattaactcTTTTTTAAAATATAGGACGCGCCATGTATAAAAACTTAACACGAAGGAAAGAATTGGGCCTCAAGCCCTTGCCCTTGGGTCCGGCAACGGCAGCCAGCTCGCTGGAAGCCAAGCGAACCGTGTGCGCTGCGCATGCACTTACAACTACAAGTAGTTACGGTTGGTAATAAATACAAATAGGACAATACtgcaaaataaattttttgttgtTCAAACAGTACtgcaaataataaaaattgagatAAATATTCATTAAAACCCAATAAAAGTGAGTAATCAAATAACGTTTTCTTGTTCCATGGCTTTATAACCTGTTGGATTCAAATAACGTCATGTTGGAATAGTGCAATATGAATTAAAACTCATCAAAAACCAGCCAATATTAGATAAGATCACATAATAATGTCATATATGTACACATTACCAGCTCACATATGTTAAATAAACTTTACAATACGAAACATTGAAGGCTTACGATCCGATTCCGCCAAATGTTAAATCAAGCTGTTTAGAACATGCGTATAAATATCGACGAAAATACACATATTTTTTCGAACAAGTAAcctcataaaatatacatatgaaattattaataatgattGATTGGAGGCaagcaattttaattttttaaagatCAAACCGGCTGGCTTCAATCATATTAAGATTCAATTCGAGATTAGAGATAAAATTCGAATTTCACCTTGTATGAGTATGAAAAAATAAGTGTAATTGAAGACAAATTGAAGGCGTTGGTTGTGAGAAAGAAAAGGCAACAGCAACACATGATATGCACAGGAAACTTGAAAATTGTGATGCTACAATAAATTGGAGAAAAGGGTATGACTCATTGTATTGTACACATCTTTATTGATACCAACAACCTACTCATGCACTTGGGCCCTTCATTTACTGTGCTTTCAATAATCTCTTGCAATATTTATATCAACCCATTTGCTCTCATGTTTTCTCATTATACAAAACTTGTTCACTTATTCAAATGGCGATCATAACTCAAGTTTTTCTACTGGCATCCGTCCTCGTTTTGGCTCTCGTGAACGCTGAACATGAGCTCTACTCGAGCCAAGTCCTCGAGGGATCGGTCAATTGCCTCGACTGCCCTCGAGGCTCTGATCTCTCAggtttattttaatattttttctattttacttAGTTTATATGCTTGACTTGTGAATGgattgccttttttttttttttttttctttttttttagagaagTGGTAAAGTTGAGAGTGGTTGAAAATTCATTATAAGCATAAGTCTCGATCATGAGGCATATTAGTCGTAATTCCTATCATTATCCAAAAAAGTGCATATACAAAGACGGCCTTTAAAACGTTAACATATAtcataaacacacacacacacacacaccaaatTGTGTTAACTAACGTTGTTAATTTCCCTTTTCTTAATTAGGACTTCAAGTTTTGGTGAAATGTGACAAAGTGAAGAAGCTGGCCATGGCCTACACCGAAGAAGACGGCAGCTTCACGACGGCGCTTCCATCAGACGGcgacgcggcggcggcggcggctcccTCCAACTGCATGGCGAAGATCATGGGCGGGCCCCAGCAGTTATACATCTCGGGAAAGGATTCCGTCGTCAAAATTGCTAATGCCAAGGAAAAGGGTGCAGGCCATTTCACTACCTCCACACCTCTCACCTTCTACAAATCATGCCCTGCAAAGGGGAGGTGTGGTGGCAAAGACATGGGATTTGCTTCTTCCAAGACTGTCGATGTGCCTTTGCCAAGAGAGTGGGGCCTAGCACCATCTAGCTATTACGTCCCATTTATCCCCATAATCGGGattccttaattaattatattactGTTTGTGATAATTAACAGgataaacaaagaaaaacatgtttgtttgttgtttttatatgtttgattaagtgtTTGAGTCGGAGAAAGAAGAGT
This window encodes:
- the LOC131021384 gene encoding uncharacterized protein LOC131021384: MAIITQVFLLASVLVLALVNAEHELYSSQVLEGSVNCLDCPRGSDLSGLQVLVKCDKVKKLAMAYTEEDGSFTTALPSDGDAAAAAAPSNCMAKIMGGPQQLYISGKDSVVKIANAKEKGAGHFTTSTPLTFYKSCPAKGRCGGKDMGFASSKTVDVPLPREWGLAPSSYYVPFIPIIGIP